TGTCGTATCACCTTGGGAATGGACCGTGTGGTGAGATCGGTGGTGTCGGTTGGCGATTGCGTCATGGCGACGACTGTATACGTTTTGGTATTCGTGATACAGAGGATTTTACCAAGGGCAGCACGGGAGGAACGGTATGCGCATTCTGGCTGGTTTCATGAGTTTTGTGGCAGGGGTGTTTCTTGTGGGAACGGCCGTGGCAGGTAGCGTGGTTCTGACCTTTGACGTCAACAATTTGGGCACTTCCACCTGGGGGACTTACAACACCACCAAACAGTTCGAAGGCGAGGGCGGCAACCCCGGGGCATGCGTGAAATTTCACGGCATCGGCGGTTTGGGCGGCAGCTTCGCCAACAACGGGTTCACCGGTGATTTCGCGGCAGCGGGCTTCACCCGGATCAGTATGGACATCAAGACGGTGCAATGGGTCCTGCGGCCGGACAATTCCAATCCCAAGGGGTACATCTTTGCCCGGTATGATGATGCGCACTGGCCGTGGTGCAAGGAGATTGCGGATTTCGACCCGGTGTCCGGCGGGTACAGGACCTATTCTGTGGATTTCAATCCCGGTTGGACCGATGCCGAGGCGCAGGCCAATGGCTGGGCCGTGGTCACCGGATACGGAGACGGGGCTACGACCTCGTTCGGCAACACCTTCCACCATGTACACCAGACCGGTTTTTGGGTGCAGGGAGTGTCGGATGGGGCGCAATGCTCCGTACTGGTGGACAACTGGAAGCTGGGGCCGTCCGGTCAGGGGGTGAAGACGATTCAGAAGCCGGTGAAGATGGACCCCAAGCGTCGGGTTCAACCCTTTCCCGTGTTGCCGAGGTCCCAAATCAAGTAACCGTGGACATGGTGTTGACGCGTTGGCCGATGGGCCTGTAGCGTACCTGCATGGGTAAAATGCCGACCAATTCCGACGTGCAGTTCTGGCGTGATCCGGATCTTCCGGGCGTGGAGGTGCGTTATTCCTCTTACCATGAGGAGGCCTTTTGCAACCACGCACATGCGGCCTATTCCGTAGGGGTGATCGAGACCGGAAAGACCACATTCTACCTTGCGGGCGAAGCGTATGTCGGCCTTGCCGGGCGGATGATCCTTATCGGGCCGAACGTGGCTCACGCCTGCAATCCAGACCCGGATTCCAGCATGACCTACCGCATGTTCTACGTGGATGTCCCCCTGCTTGAATCAGTGACCGCCGAGGTCTTCGGGCATGAGGTCGGACAGCCGCATTTCCCAGAACCCGTGGTGGATGACCCCGGCCTGGTCGATGCATGGCGCACCCTGCACCTGGCTATCATCGAGGGTGCGGACCGGCTGGAAAAGGAAAGCCTGTTCATCCAGGGGCTGGCCGAACTGGTGTCGCGTCATGCCAGTCTGGGCATCCCGGATCAGCCTTCCGGGAATGAACGTGCGGTCCGGGTGGTCAAGGAGTACCTGGCGGACAATGTCGCGGAAAAGGTCAATCTGGACACGTTGTCTCAAGTGGCAGGACTGAGCCGTTATCATCTTTTGCGGTTGTTCCGGGATGTCACGGGATTGCCTCCCCATGCCTATCAGAATCAGCTTCGCGTGGACATGGGGAAGGGACTGCTGGCGGGCGGCATGTCCATCAGCCGGGCCGCCGTGGAGACCGGGTTCGCGGACCAGTCCCATTTTTCCCGAGTGTTCAGGCAATATACCGGGGCCACGCCCTTGCAGTACCAGTCCTCCAACTGCACCGGATCGTAACCGCAATTTCGTACCATACATCCTGTCAGGCGCCGCTTATGATCCTCTCCCAACCAAAGGAGAAGATTCATGCTCTTGTGGCAGAAATTGATGATAGCCCAGGCCCGAAGCAAGGCCGTGACCCGCTTCATGCAGGGCTCTTCGCTCATGACCCGTTTTGCCCGCCAGTTTGTGGGCGGTGCGGACGTGGCGGGCGGGCTTGCCTGCGCCCGGAAGCTCAAATCGCGGGGCGTGTCCGCTTCCCTGTTCTACCTCGGTGAGTACGTGGACGACCCGATCGAGGTGCAGGCGACCCTGGACGCCTTGATCGGTGTGGCGGACGGACTCGGGGAAAGTGGGCTGGATGTGCATATGTCCGTGGACCCGACCCAGGTCGGGTCCATGATTTCCTGGGAGGCATGCCGGAAAAATGTGTTTGCCCTTGCCCGGAGCGTGTCCCAAAGCGGCGACACCGGTCGCAACGTGCTCATGTTGGATATGGAGGATTCCTCGGTTACCGAACCCACCCTCGGCTTGTATCAGGAGTTGCTTCAGGAGGGGCTGCCCGCTGCCGTGACCGTCCAGGCGTACCTGCATCGCACCTCGGACGACCTGGAGAAACTCGTGGAGGACGGGGCCATGGTCCGGCTGGTCAAGGGCGCATTCGCCGAGTCGGGAGCCGTGGCCGTGACCGGGCGGCGGGAGCGCGATGACGCTTATCGGAAAGCCATCGTCACCCTGCTCTCCTCCGGAGCGCGGGAGCAGGGCGTGTACCCGGTCTTCGGCACCCATGACCACGGCATGGTCGAGTTCGCGGCCCATGTG
The genomic region above belongs to Pseudodesulfovibrio sp. S3 and contains:
- a CDS encoding proline dehydrogenase family protein, which translates into the protein MLLWQKLMIAQARSKAVTRFMQGSSLMTRFARQFVGGADVAGGLACARKLKSRGVSASLFYLGEYVDDPIEVQATLDALIGVADGLGESGLDVHMSVDPTQVGSMISWEACRKNVFALARSVSQSGDTGRNVLMLDMEDSSVTEPTLGLYQELLQEGLPAAVTVQAYLHRTSDDLEKLVEDGAMVRLVKGAFAESGAVAVTGRRERDDAYRKAIVTLLSSGAREQGVYPVFGTHDHGMVEFAAHVAEANGWQRDQWEVEMLLGVRPDYQRELVAQGVSLRLYLPFGRDWWPYSIRRVGENPKNLGFVVRSMMGRG
- a CDS encoding AraC family transcriptional regulator, with the translated sequence MGKMPTNSDVQFWRDPDLPGVEVRYSSYHEEAFCNHAHAAYSVGVIETGKTTFYLAGEAYVGLAGRMILIGPNVAHACNPDPDSSMTYRMFYVDVPLLESVTAEVFGHEVGQPHFPEPVVDDPGLVDAWRTLHLAIIEGADRLEKESLFIQGLAELVSRHASLGIPDQPSGNERAVRVVKEYLADNVAEKVNLDTLSQVAGLSRYHLLRLFRDVTGLPPHAYQNQLRVDMGKGLLAGGMSISRAAVETGFADQSHFSRVFRQYTGATPLQYQSSNCTGS